In Tistrella mobilis, the genomic window CGCCATCACCCGTGATGCACAGCACCGGCCAGCCGGTTGCGAGCGCCACACCCGTGGCCGCCGGCATGCCCCAGCCCAGCCCGGCGCTGGCGACGAAATCATGCCGGTCGCCGATGCCGCCCTGCCAGAGCCGGCGCAGCCCCTCGATCAGGGCCGAGGCCTCGTTGACCACGGTCACGCCCCGTGGGGCCGCCTTCAGCACCGCATCGGCGGCGATCATCGGATGCAGCGGCAGCCGGTCGCGGAGCCTGTCCAGCCGGGCCGTGAAGCCGGCATCGGCGACCGCCTTCTCCGCCCGCCGCCGCATAGTGACGGCGGCGACGCCCGGCCGCGCCACGACCGCGGAGAGTGCGGCAAGGCCTGCCCCCGGATCGCCGCCGATCACCAGATCGGCCGCAATGTCGAGCCCGGGCGCCGCCGGATCGCGGGCCAGCTGAATGACCCGCATCCCTTGCGGCAGGGCCGGGCCGGGCCGGTAATGATAGGGTCGGATCGCCCCCTCCCCCGCCAGCACCGCCAGCCGCGCGTCGCCCAGGATCGAGCGGATCTCCGCCAGATCGGGCGGCAGCACACCGCGCCAGCCCGGGTGATCGGTGGGGAAAAGATGGGCGCGCGGCACCGGGGTCGCAAAGACCCGGCAGCCGGTGGCATCGGCGAAGGCGATCGCCGCCCTCATCCCCTGCGGCCCGGCCAGCGTGTCCGACACCAGAAGCACCAGATCGTCGGCCTCCGCGCCGGCGATCATCGACGCCGCGGCATCGATGTCACCCGCAGCCGGGGCCGGCGCGGGAATGCGCGGCGGTGGCGGATCGGCGGCGGCAAGCGTCAGATCCACCGGCAGCGACAGAAAGACCGGCCCCGGCGGCCAGGCCCGGGCCAGCGCGAAGGCCCGGCGCAGCACCTGGCCGGCATCCTCGGGCCGGGTCAGTTCATGGGCCTGTTTCACCACCGGCCGGGCGATCGCCACCAGGTCGTCGGCCAGCCAGGGCGCGCGGATCAGATGCCGGCTGTCCTGCTGGCCGGCGATGACCACCAGCGGCGTGCGCATGCGCGCCGCCCCGATCACCGCCCCCATGGCATGGCCCAGCCCCGAGGCGGTATGCAGATGGGCGACGCCCACCTTTCCCGCCGCATGGGCATAGCCGTCGGCCATGGCGACGGCGACCGCCTCCTGAAGCGCCGGCACATAGGTAAGCCCGGGCGCGCGGGCGACGGCATCCAGCAGCGGCAGTTCGGTGGAGCCGGGATTACCGAAGATGTGCGTTACGCCCTCATCCTCCAGCACCGCCGCGATCATCCGCGCAACCGATCTCTGTCCGTCACCCATGTCCGATCGCCCCCGCCGCTCCGCATCTGCACGGATGATCGCGCATAACGCGTCGCATCGGCCACCTCATTGCTTCAAGGCGGCAGGCGGCGGGGGCGTCTCCGGCGTTTCAGACCGTCATGATCAGGCGGCGCCGAGGATGGCCTCGTCGGTCACCCCGAACAGTTCGTAGCGGATGTTTGCAGGCGCGACCCCGGCCGCAATCAGGTGTCGGGCCTGTGCCTTCTGGAACTCCCGGGGCCCGCACATATAGACATCGATCTCGCAATCGGGCAGCAGCCCGGCAATCCGCGCCGCATCGAAGCGGCCGACCGAATGATGGGTCACGCCCACCCGGTCGGATACGCCCGGACGCTCATAGGCAATGTGCAGATCCAGGCCGGGCGTCGCCTCGGCGAGCGCACGCAGATGGGCGCCGAAGGCGTGGGTTTCGCCGTCGATCGCTGCATGCGCCCAGATCACCGGATGATCGGGCCGGGTGGCGGCCAGGGTCTCGACCATGGCCAGCAGCGGCGTCTGGCCGACGCCGGCGCCCAGCAGCAGGATCGGTCGCGACGTCGCCGCGTCCAGGAAGAAGTCGCCCGCCGGCGGCGCCACCTCCAGCACCGCACCCGGGCGGATGGTGTCGTGCAGCAGGCCCGACCCGCGGCCTTCGGGTTCGCGCTTCACCGCAATCCGCCAGCGGCCATTGGCAGCGCGGCCGGCCAGGCTGTAATGGCGCAGCAGCTGGCTGCCATCAGCACGGGTCAGGCGCAGGGTCAGATACTGGCCGGGCGCGAAATCCGGCAGCGGCCCACCATCCTCAGGCGCCAGCAGGAAACTCTTGATCACCCGGCTTTCCTCGGTGACCGCCTCGACCACGAAGCGTCGGAAGCCACGCCAGCCGCCCGGCCGCGCCGCCCCCTCGCCGGCCAGCGCCGCCTCGCGATCGATGAACACCTTTGCGAGCAGACCATAGGCCTCGCCCCAGGCGGCCAGGATCGGCGGGGTCGCGGCATCGCCCAGCACGTCCGAGATCGCGGCCAGCAGATTGGCCCCCACCACATCATACTGCTCGGGCCGCACCTGGACCGCGACATGCTTGTGGGCGATGCGCTCCACCGCGCCCGCCAGCGCGCCGAGATTGTCGATATGCTCGGCATAGGCCAGCACGGCCGCCGCCAGCGCCCGCGGCTGCGAACCGTCGCGCTGATGCGCCGGATCGAACATCGCCGCGATCTCCGGGGCGGCCAGCAGGCGCTCGTAGAACCGGGTGGTGATGGCCTCGCCATGGGTGCGCAGCACGGGCACCGTTGCCTTGACCAGGGTGATGGTCGCGTCGCTCAACATGCGGAACTCTCCGGAACCTTGAATCTGATCTGGGTCCGGCACACGACGGATCACGCAGGAACCGCTCCCCCGGACAAAAGCTGTATATCAGATGACTTTTATGATCTCCAGTCATAAGATTCATTTCATAAGCATATTATTGCACGGATGCCGCGCCCCGCATGTGCCCTTGCCGCGCCGCGACATCCGCACTTCCCGTCCGCCGCCGGGCTGTGCCATAGTCCGGCCGATACGCCGCAAGCTGGAGGTTCCGGGACGCATGAACGGCGCGCGTGTGCTGATCTACAGCCACGACAGCTTCGGGCTCGGCCATCTGCGCAGATGCCGCGAGATTGCGCACGGCCTGGTCGGGACATTCCCCGACATGTCGGTGCTGATCCTCTCGGGTTCGCCGATCATCGGCAGCTTCGATTTCAGAACCCGCACCGATTTCGTTCGGGTGCCGGGTGTGATCAAGCTGCGCAATGGCGACTACACCTCGCTGAAGCTCAAGATGGACGTCGACCACATCCTGAAGCTCAGGGGGGCGATCATCGAGCGCACGGCCGAGGTCTTTGAACCCGATGTCTTCATCGTGGACAAGGAACCGCTGGGCCTGCGCGGCGAAGTCACGCGCACGCTGAAGCGATTGAAGCGCCGCGGCACCCGGCTGGTGCTGGGGCTGCGCGATGTGATGGACGAGCCCGCCCAGCTGGCGCCCGAATGGAAGCGCAAGCGGGTGCTGCCGGCATTGCGCGACCTCTATGACGACATCTGGGTCTACGGTCTGCCGGAAATCCATGATCCGCTGGAGGGCATCGACCTGCCGGCGGATGTCCGCGCCAAGATGACCTTCACCGGCTATCTGCGCCGCGAGGCCATGCGCGGCGCCGCGTCGGAGCGTATCCAGTCGCTGGTCGCCGGCGCCCCCTACATCCTGGTGACCACCGGTGGCGGCGGCGATGGCGAAGAACTGATCGACTGGGTATTGAAGGCCTATGAGCAGCATGGGCAAAGCCTGCCGCATCGCGCCGTGCTGGTGCTGGGGCCGTTCATGAACCGCGAGGCCCGCGACCGGCTGCGCGCCCGGGCCCAGAAGCTCGACAAGATCGAGGCGCTGACCTTCGACGCGAACATAGAGACCCTGATGGCGGGCGCGCTGGGTGTGGTGGCCATGGGCGGCTACAACACTTTCTGCGAGATCCTGTCGCTCGACAAGCCGGCCGTCATCGTCCCGCGCACGGAGCCACGGCTGGAGCAGTTCATCCGCGCCGACCGGGCCGAAAGGCTGGGGCTGACCCGCATGCTGCTCGATCCCGGGCCCGATCGCAGCGCCGCCGCCATGGCCGATGCGCTGCGCGGCCTTGAGCACCAGCCTCACCCGTCTTCGGTAATGCCGGCCGGCATGCTCGACGGGCTGGATGCGGTCGCCGATCTGGTGGGCGCCGAGCTGGACCGGCGCGGCCGGCCCCAGACACGGATCCGGCAGGTGGCCGGCGGCAGTGCGGGCCCGATACAGACATCGCAGGTCGCAGCCGCCCCGGATGAGGAAACCTGGTCCGACGAGGCCGATTTCGGGACACGGCGCCGTGCGGCACCCTGACGGCTGGACGCCCGGCCCCGGTGTGACCGGCGGCGGCGGGCCTGACGGCGGGCCGACCATCGCCGTGGTCCTGAAAGGCTATCCCCGCCTGTCAGAGACCTTCATCGCCCAGGAAATCCGGGCGCTGGAACTGGCCGGGCTGCCGCTTCGGCTGGTGTCGCTGCGCCACCCCACCGATACCCGCGTCCATCCGGTCCATCGCGAGATTACGGCCGGGGTCCGCTATCTGCCGGAA contains:
- a CDS encoding glycosyltransferase family protein — protein: MNGARVLIYSHDSFGLGHLRRCREIAHGLVGTFPDMSVLILSGSPIIGSFDFRTRTDFVRVPGVIKLRNGDYTSLKLKMDVDHILKLRGAIIERTAEVFEPDVFIVDKEPLGLRGEVTRTLKRLKRRGTRLVLGLRDVMDEPAQLAPEWKRKRVLPALRDLYDDIWVYGLPEIHDPLEGIDLPADVRAKMTFTGYLRREAMRGAASERIQSLVAGAPYILVTTGGGGDGEELIDWVLKAYEQHGQSLPHRAVLVLGPFMNREARDRLRARAQKLDKIEALTFDANIETLMAGALGVVAMGGYNTFCEILSLDKPAVIVPRTEPRLEQFIRADRAERLGLTRMLLDPGPDRSAAAMADALRGLEHQPHPSSVMPAGMLDGLDAVADLVGAELDRRGRPQTRIRQVAGGSAGPIQTSQVAAAPDEETWSDEADFGTRRRAAP
- a CDS encoding thiamine pyrophosphate-binding protein → MGDGQRSVARMIAAVLEDEGVTHIFGNPGSTELPLLDAVARAPGLTYVPALQEAVAVAMADGYAHAAGKVGVAHLHTASGLGHAMGAVIGAARMRTPLVVIAGQQDSRHLIRAPWLADDLVAIARPVVKQAHELTRPEDAGQVLRRAFALARAWPPGPVFLSLPVDLTLAAADPPPPRIPAPAPAAGDIDAAASMIAGAEADDLVLLVSDTLAGPQGMRAAIAFADATGCRVFATPVPRAHLFPTDHPGWRGVLPPDLAEIRSILGDARLAVLAGEGAIRPYHYRPGPALPQGMRVIQLARDPAAPGLDIAADLVIGGDPGAGLAALSAVVARPGVAAVTMRRRAEKAVADAGFTARLDRLRDRLPLHPMIAADAVLKAAPRGVTVVNEASALIEGLRRLWQGGIGDRHDFVASAGLGWGMPAATGVALATGWPVLCITGDGGAMYAPQALWTAARLRLPVIFVILNNRRYDILMRTATAMGLESAAAGHAVGMVLDDPAIAFDQLAASMGVAHLRADTVGAIREGLPGLLGAGRPTVLEITIGGADPY
- the hmpA gene encoding NO-inducible flavohemoprotein, which gives rise to MLSDATITLVKATVPVLRTHGEAITTRFYERLLAAPEIAAMFDPAHQRDGSQPRALAAAVLAYAEHIDNLGALAGAVERIAHKHVAVQVRPEQYDVVGANLLAAISDVLGDAATPPILAAWGEAYGLLAKVFIDREAALAGEGAARPGGWRGFRRFVVEAVTEESRVIKSFLLAPEDGGPLPDFAPGQYLTLRLTRADGSQLLRHYSLAGRAANGRWRIAVKREPEGRGSGLLHDTIRPGAVLEVAPPAGDFFLDAATSRPILLLGAGVGQTPLLAMVETLAATRPDHPVIWAHAAIDGETHAFGAHLRALAEATPGLDLHIAYERPGVSDRVGVTHHSVGRFDAARIAGLLPDCEIDVYMCGPREFQKAQARHLIAAGVAPANIRYELFGVTDEAILGAA